A stretch of Roseibium porphyridii DNA encodes these proteins:
- the scpA gene encoding methylmalonyl-CoA mutase codes for MSRIPNYSDKPFRNVLPNVEKAGQTAWKTPEDIDVPPVFEAVDTEGLKHIDTWPGLAPYLRGPYPTMYVQQPWTVRQYAGFSTAEDSNAFYRRNLAAGQKGLSVAFDLATHRGYDSDHPRVSGDVGMAGVAIDSIYDMRTLFSGIPLDKMSVSMTMNGAVLPVLALYIVAAEEQGVAQQDLSGTIQNDILKEFMVRNTYIYPPQHSMRIISDIFSYTSQNMPRFNSISISGYHMQEAGATADLELAYTIADGIEYARAGVAAGMDIDRFAPRLSFFWAIGMNFFMEVAKLRAARLIWATLMEENFQPKNPKSLSLRTHSQTSGWSLTAQDVFNNVVRTCVEAMAATQGHTQSLHTNALDEALALPTDFSARIARNTQLFLQQESGTTKVIDPWGGSFYVEKLTADLAEKAMAHIREVEELGGMAKAIEKGIPKLRIEEAAAKTQARIDSGTQTVVGVNKFKPENEPPIDVLKVDNAQVRAAQIDKLRRLREERNETETQAALEALTKCAETGDGNLLDLSVKAARAMATVGEISLAMEKVFDRHKAEIKSIAGVYKREAGEMSGTMDKVQKLVETFEDNDGRRPRILVAKMGQDGHDRGQKVIASAFADLGFDVDIGPLFQTPEEAARQAVENDVHVVGVSSLAAGHLTLVPALKSALAQEGREDIIIVVGGVVPPQDYDALYEAGAAAIFPPGTVIAEAAVGLIGKLNEQLGYGSAEAAE; via the coding sequence ATGAGCAGGATCCCGAATTATTCCGACAAACCGTTCCGCAACGTGTTGCCGAATGTTGAAAAGGCTGGCCAAACGGCTTGGAAAACGCCAGAAGACATCGACGTGCCACCGGTTTTCGAAGCAGTGGACACCGAGGGCCTCAAGCACATCGACACCTGGCCGGGTTTAGCGCCATATCTGCGCGGACCATATCCAACGATGTATGTCCAGCAGCCCTGGACTGTGCGCCAATACGCAGGCTTTTCAACGGCAGAAGATTCCAATGCTTTTTACAGGCGCAATCTTGCGGCGGGTCAAAAAGGGTTGTCGGTCGCGTTCGATCTCGCCACTCACAGGGGATATGACAGCGATCATCCCCGTGTTTCGGGCGATGTCGGCATGGCCGGTGTGGCCATCGATTCCATTTATGATATGCGTACGCTCTTCTCTGGAATTCCGTTGGACAAGATGAGCGTGTCCATGACCATGAATGGTGCAGTTCTGCCCGTTCTGGCGCTTTATATCGTGGCTGCCGAAGAGCAGGGTGTCGCGCAACAGGATCTTTCAGGCACCATTCAGAACGATATTCTGAAGGAGTTCATGGTCCGCAACACCTATATCTATCCTCCGCAGCATTCGATGCGGATCATCTCGGATATTTTCAGCTACACCTCGCAGAACATGCCGCGGTTCAACTCGATCTCCATCTCCGGCTATCATATGCAGGAAGCGGGTGCGACGGCGGATCTGGAACTTGCCTATACGATTGCCGATGGAATCGAATATGCCCGTGCCGGGGTGGCCGCAGGCATGGATATTGACCGTTTCGCGCCGAGGCTGTCGTTCTTCTGGGCGATAGGCATGAACTTCTTCATGGAAGTTGCCAAGCTGAGGGCTGCACGCCTTATCTGGGCGACACTAATGGAAGAAAACTTCCAGCCGAAAAACCCGAAGTCTTTGTCCCTGCGCACCCATTCGCAGACATCGGGTTGGTCGCTGACAGCTCAGGACGTGTTCAACAATGTGGTTCGCACATGCGTTGAAGCCATGGCGGCAACACAAGGACACACCCAGTCCCTGCACACCAACGCGTTGGATGAAGCCTTGGCCCTGCCGACTGACTTTTCGGCACGCATTGCCCGCAACACACAGCTATTCCTGCAACAGGAAAGCGGGACGACCAAGGTGATCGACCCGTGGGGCGGTTCCTTTTACGTTGAAAAGCTGACAGCCGATCTGGCCGAAAAAGCAATGGCTCATATCCGCGAAGTGGAAGAACTTGGCGGAATGGCAAAGGCGATTGAGAAGGGCATTCCGAAACTACGCATCGAGGAGGCCGCAGCCAAAACGCAGGCACGGATCGATAGCGGTACTCAGACGGTTGTCGGTGTCAATAAATTCAAACCTGAAAACGAACCCCCGATCGATGTCCTGAAGGTCGACAATGCCCAGGTCAGGGCCGCCCAGATCGACAAACTGAGGCGGCTGCGCGAGGAACGGAACGAGACTGAGACACAGGCTGCTCTTGAAGCCCTTACCAAGTGCGCAGAAACCGGCGATGGCAACCTGCTGGACCTTTCCGTCAAGGCCGCGCGTGCGATGGCAACAGTCGGCGAAATCTCCCTCGCCATGGAAAAGGTTTTTGACAGACACAAGGCCGAAATCAAGTCTATTGCCGGGGTCTACAAACGGGAGGCAGGCGAGATGTCCGGAACCATGGACAAGGTGCAAAAGCTGGTTGAAACCTTTGAGGACAATGACGGCCGTCGCCCGCGTATACTTGTCGCAAAGATGGGCCAGGACGGCCACGACCGTGGACAGAAAGTGATCGCTTCGGCCTTCGCCGACCTTGGTTTTGATGTCGATATCGGTCCGTTGTTCCAGACGCCCGAAGAGGCCGCCCGTCAGGCTGTTGAAAACGACGTTCATGTCGTCGGCGTTTCATCGCTCGCGGCAGGTCATCTGACGCTGGTTCCAGCTCTGAAATCCGCACTTGCACAAGAAGGGCGAGAAGACATCATCATCGTAGTTGGCGGCGTTGTCCCGCCGCAGGATTATGATGCCCTTTATGAAGCTGGCGCAGCTGCGATCTTCCCGCCGGGAACGGTTATCGCCGAAGCTGCGGTTGGCCTGATCGGTAAGCTGAATGAGCAGTTGGGATACGGATCGGCAGAAGCTGCCGAATAG
- a CDS encoding helix-turn-helix domain-containing protein, translating to MPIIIELDVMLARRKMRSKELAERIGITEQNVSLLKSGKVKGVRFETLEKICEVLDCQPGDILIFEPDPESGT from the coding sequence ATGCCAATCATCATTGAACTGGATGTCATGCTCGCCCGTCGCAAGATGCGTTCAAAGGAGTTGGCCGAGCGCATTGGAATTACGGAACAGAATGTCTCGCTGCTCAAATCCGGCAAAGTAAAGGGTGTGCGGTTTGAAACGCTTGAAAAAATCTGCGAAGTGCTGGACTGCCAGCCCGGCGACATTCTGATCTTTGAGCCTGACCCTGAAAGCGGAACTTGA
- a CDS encoding DUF2975 domain-containing protein, which yields MPTRTGSSSDARLEINQMTRAGSTGEPIRLQRIRFLAGSLKWGVSVCVFGLAIVTLISVASLLVPSFGTLLGLATVSIDETERLLAEMPIGMRLALTTLVVVTLTLLFGALWSLRNLCLQFQNLEFFSSKTSEAIVVLGIWLISYALFDVASEPVAWLILTLDFAEGERIVDVTVDGEEIFCMILGALLLLFGWIMREAALLAEENRQII from the coding sequence TTGCCGACGAGAACCGGCAGTTCGTCTGATGCGCGGCTGGAGATCAATCAGATGACCAGAGCTGGATCAACTGGCGAGCCTATACGCCTACAACGCATTCGGTTTCTCGCAGGGTCCTTGAAATGGGGCGTTTCGGTCTGCGTGTTCGGCCTGGCGATTGTCACCCTTATTAGCGTTGCCTCCCTGCTGGTTCCCTCATTCGGAACACTGTTAGGCCTCGCAACCGTTTCTATCGATGAAACAGAACGGTTGCTTGCTGAGATGCCAATTGGAATGCGGTTAGCTCTGACAACACTGGTTGTGGTCACGCTCACACTTTTGTTTGGCGCGCTCTGGAGTTTACGAAACCTGTGTCTGCAGTTTCAAAATCTGGAGTTCTTTTCTTCAAAGACATCAGAAGCCATCGTAGTGCTTGGTATCTGGCTCATTTCGTATGCGCTTTTTGACGTGGCCAGTGAACCTGTCGCCTGGCTGATCCTCACGCTGGACTTCGCCGAAGGCGAAAGGATTGTTGACGTCACCGTTGATGGTGAGGAAATATTTTGCATGATTCTCGGAGCGCTCTTGCTCCTTTTCGGATGGATCATGCGCGAGGCCGCTCTGCTTGCAGAAGAAAACAGACAAATAATATAG